The Caproicibacterium amylolyticum genome includes the window GATAGGAATAAATCCCCGTGATATTTGTCGACAACCATCTGCACATTCGTTAGCCCAACGCCATGGCGAAATTTATCTTTCTTTGTTGTTGCAATCTGATTATTATGGATTTTCACAAGTTGTTCTACGGGGTTTTTAACTGAAATAATAAATTGACCGCCCATACTGCCCATCTGGATAAAGATTTTCTTTTCCCCATGTAGCTTTCCACACACTTCTATCGCATTGTTCAAAGCATTTGCCAAAATTGTCACCACATCAATATCTTCCAGTGGCATCTGTGACAAATCACCGACCGCGTATTGAAAGGAAATTCCGCTTTTTACACCCACTAAATATTTTTCATTCAGAATTGCATCTATTGCTATATTGTTGGTATGCAGAGGCAAAATCTCGTGGTCTGCTTTCAGGGAAATAGAGTCCAAATACTGCACCGCTGCATGCACATCATTATGCTTTAAATATTCCTGTACACAAACCAAATGGTCACGAAAGTCATGGGATAGGCTGCGAATTGCCTGATGCGTTTCTGTAAGTGCCTGCACACCACGTTCTTCTTCCTCAACTTGCTGTTGAAGCAGCGTCTTATCCTGTTCCAACGCATGCCGGTAGGACAAACTTTGGATGATATAAAAGACAAGGCAAAGCAGTACAAACAGTGCCAGCTCGTTTAAAACATCCATCTGCGAAAATGATTTCTCTATTAAGTCGATGCGAACAAGGTTGACCATGACGAACAAGATTAGTCCCACAAACAAAATTAGCAGAATCCACTCTTTTTTCTCCAGTTGGCAGCTGCGCTGACCTTTTTTAACAGCAAAGCTAAACAGCAATACCGCTGCAATTGCAAATACTTTGGTAATAATTGCTACCGCTGTACTGCTTGAAATTGCCTCGATACTTGCACCTGTTATTGCCTGAAAAGCACAAATTCCAAAAATATCAAATGTTCCCAACAGTGGATTGGAAATTGGATCTATATTAAATAAGTGGACACCTGAAGTAACTATCAATTATAATTAAGTAGACACCCAAAAGGAGGCACTTACTCATGTCCACTGGTAAAACCGGAACCCGATATGACGAAGATTTCAAACGAACTCTCGTCAACCTTTATCAATCTGGCGGCAAATCACAAGCAGCACTCTGTAAAGAGTATGGCGTTTCTATCACCGCACTTGGCCGTTGGATTAAACAATACTCAATCGTCGAAACGGATGATGGCGAAATACTAACTGCTAAGCAGGTCAAAGACCTCCAAA containing:
- a CDS encoding sensor histidine kinase translates to MIVTSGVHLFNIDPISNPLLGTFDIFGICAFQAITGASIEAISSSTAVAIITKVFAIAAVLLFSFAVKKGQRSCQLEKKEWILLILFVGLILFVMVNLVRIDLIEKSFSQMDVLNELALFVLLCLVFYIIQSLSYRHALEQDKTLLQQQVEEEERGVQALTETHQAIRSLSHDFRDHLVCVQEYLKHNDVHAAVQYLDSISLKADHEILPLHTNNIAIDAILNEKYLVGVKSGISFQYAVGDLSQMPLEDIDVVTILANALNNAIEVCGKLHGEKKIFIQMGSMGGQFIISVKNPVEQLVKIHNNQIATTKKDKFRHGVGLTNVQMVVDKYHGDLFLSCNENRFEFLASFADYSIKNIPVITF